Proteins encoded together in one Thermococcus barophilus MP window:
- a CDS encoding TIGR00288 family NYN domain-containing protein gives MPSNWERIMAITKEGMRSIAMMKRKMRRGKKIALLIDGPNILRKEFNIHLEDIVEALEQLGNIRVAKVILNQYAPQGLIEAVANQGFEPIIVPGETGVKLAVEAMREIYNPNIDIIALATRNAEFLPIILKAKEKGKETVIIGVEPGFSAALKHGADYVIVLTPRGEESGERKDIQNSKERRKRG, from the coding sequence ATGCCCAGCAATTGGGAGAGGATAATGGCGATTACAAAGGAGGGAATGCGGAGTATAGCAATGATGAAGCGCAAAATGCGGAGGGGCAAGAAGATTGCCCTTCTGATTGATGGTCCCAACATTTTGAGAAAGGAATTCAACATACATCTTGAGGACATTGTTGAGGCACTTGAACAGCTCGGCAACATTAGAGTTGCCAAAGTTATTCTCAACCAATATGCTCCTCAGGGATTAATCGAGGCTGTAGCCAACCAAGGTTTTGAGCCGATAATTGTTCCTGGAGAAACAGGGGTTAAGCTGGCAGTTGAAGCTATGCGTGAGATATATAACCCTAATATTGACATAATTGCTTTGGCGACAAGGAATGCCGAGTTTCTGCCCATAATCTTGAAGGCAAAGGAAAAGGGTAAGGAAACTGTGATAATCGGCGTTGAGCCAGGATTTAGCGCTGCTTTAAAACATGGAGCTGATTATGTTATAGTCCTGACTCCAAGGGGTGAAGAGAGTGGTGAAAGAAAAGATATTCAGAATTCTAAAGAGAGAAGAAAGAGAGGTTAA
- a CDS encoding TIGR00288 family NYN domain-containing protein, which yields MKEKIFRILKREEREVKEKKEEPKKTIGLIIDGPNILRKEFGIRLEDIKEALERIGKIRVAKVVLNQYAPQGLIEAVVNQGFEPIIVAGDTDVRIAIEAMELIYNSDVDIIAIATRDADFLPIISEAKRKGKETIVIGVEPGFSVALQNAADYVIKMEGRGEGVGYGKNYKTHGA from the coding sequence GTGAAAGAAAAGATATTCAGAATTCTAAAGAGAGAAGAAAGAGAGGTTAAAGAAAAAAAAGAGGAGCCAAAAAAGACAATTGGACTTATCATTGATGGGCCAAACATCCTCAGAAAGGAATTTGGAATTAGATTAGAGGATATTAAAGAAGCGCTTGAAAGAATTGGAAAGATCAGAGTTGCGAAGGTTGTTTTGAATCAGTACGCTCCTCAGGGACTAATCGAGGCTGTTGTGAACCAGGGCTTTGAGCCGATAATCGTTGCGGGGGATACGGATGTCAGGATTGCCATAGAGGCAATGGAGCTGATATATAACTCAGATGTTGACATAATCGCCATAGCAACAAGAGATGCCGATTTTCTCCCCATAATCAGTGAAGCCAAAAGAAAGGGAAAGGAAACAATTGTAATAGGGGTTGAGCCGGGCTTCAGCGTTGCCCTTCAAAATGCAGCTGATTATGTTATAAAGATGGAAGGCAGGGGAGAAGGAGTAGGCTACGGAAAAAACTACAAAACCCACGGGGCATAG
- a CDS encoding thiamine ABC transporter substrate-binding protein, whose protein sequence is MKNLALILALMVIVGGLGCISSNKEQTSKELVVYAYDSFVSWGLANATIPKFEKMYNVKVKIITVGDAGEVLNRLILEKDNPRADVVIGIDNNLIAKAIEAGVLEPYKPKNIDVVPKELIDALDPTYHVVPFDYGFIAVVYKKSEISNPPQSFDDLTKPEWKKSLIVEDPRTSSTGAAFLLWTIAVYGDPGWLYFWEKLKPNIYQITKGWDAGWEMWDKGEAPLFVSYATDPAYSAYESGKEPDIGAIIFKEGGYPQIEGIGLVKGAKHPDLAKKFIEFVLSEDFQKEIPLTNWMFPVNKNVQLPDVFKYAVKPDKLVSLDPKEIEQNYSRWLEEWTKLMIEGKTPEEIIKERKG, encoded by the coding sequence ATGAAAAATCTTGCTCTAATCCTGGCTTTAATGGTTATAGTCGGTGGATTGGGATGTATCAGCAGTAATAAAGAGCAGACATCCAAGGAGCTTGTTGTTTATGCCTACGACAGCTTCGTCAGCTGGGGACTGGCAAATGCAACGATACCAAAGTTCGAGAAGATGTACAATGTAAAAGTCAAGATAATCACAGTGGGGGATGCTGGGGAAGTTTTGAACAGGCTCATCCTTGAAAAGGACAATCCGAGGGCGGATGTTGTAATCGGAATTGACAACAACCTCATAGCAAAGGCTATTGAAGCCGGTGTCCTTGAACCATACAAGCCAAAGAACATTGATGTCGTTCCAAAGGAACTAATAGATGCACTTGATCCGACTTACCACGTAGTTCCTTTTGACTATGGATTCATTGCAGTCGTGTACAAGAAGAGTGAGATTTCAAATCCACCACAGAGCTTTGATGACCTAACAAAGCCTGAGTGGAAGAAGAGCTTAATTGTTGAGGATCCAAGAACAAGTTCAACAGGAGCGGCATTTTTGTTGTGGACAATTGCCGTTTATGGAGACCCAGGGTGGCTGTACTTCTGGGAGAAGCTTAAGCCGAACATCTATCAAATAACCAAGGGCTGGGACGCTGGATGGGAGATGTGGGACAAGGGAGAAGCCCCGCTGTTCGTCAGCTATGCAACGGATCCAGCTTATTCTGCTTATGAAAGCGGTAAAGAACCGGATATTGGGGCAATAATCTTCAAAGAAGGTGGTTATCCACAGATTGAGGGGATTGGTCTTGTTAAAGGAGCAAAGCACCCGGATCTGGCTAAGAAGTTCATTGAGTTCGTTCTCAGTGAGGACTTCCAGAAGGAGATACCGCTAACAAACTGGATGTTCCCAGTGAACAAGAACGTTCAGCTTCCGGATGTTTTCAAATATGCGGTTAAGCCAGACAAGCTTGTGAGCCTTGATCCAAAGGAAATTGAGCAGAACTACTCAAGATGGCTTGAAGAGTGGACAAAGCTCATGATTGAGGGCAAGACTCCGGAAGAGATAATTAAGGAGAGGAAGGGGTGA
- a CDS encoding tRNA(Met) cytidine acetyltransferase TmcA: protein MTVKIRFDKEVREYAKGEKVKDSLLKLTETALAEALENFHRRMIVLQGESMNKAKLAGILGGASAKVLSSLIDELIARKLRDESEEKVEVLYATDALGEGTFGRARYEEFRKHFDILADENAELTRVTFKYTSDILGRTFDLLILDLSYDFSPNDLGRIIETVRGGGLIFVLTNPFEKWKNMWTGFHKNLVTPPYTIDDVKKRFNRRLIRKFEEHEGIYIVNAENQKLLKKPKKSKSQAKLPEREKIEIPEETKFPKELYELCLTNGQVEVLKNLEALIEDEGMVVLTADRGRGKSVSVGIGVVGLALSSKRRRFRAVITAPELENVQSLFRFAKKSLEILGYRVKVVTEKNLIKELYAKGIGLRYYPPTLGYKKNADVYVLDEAAGIHVPILHKYLEKPKVIYSSTIHGYEGAGRGFSVKFLKKAKEKREFREIHLSVPIRYSSRDPIEKWLFDVLLLDAEPAPLTKEDYEMIRKKEVYFEEPDLDDWFENDREDLKHFVGIYVLAHYRNRPSDVALLADAPHHEARVLRLKNGKIVCAIQIAKEGGIPKGVIEKMAKGYKPRGNIIPDMMVKHHYAKEFAKLKGYRVVRIATHPDAMDMGLGSKALELLIKEAEEKGYDWVGSGFGASEELIRFWIRNGFAVVHLSPSRNPVSGEYTAIVIKPISERAKEIVKQANAEFRIRLLDWLGDTHRDLEPEIARWLFESPFGEAVDYPVHLTKTQIKRLEMFVSKVLTYDTVVDAVKPIVKLYFLDGWMRPYLDERQVLLLIYRVLQAHTWEETAKFIDRTPLFTMIEVRDIIRGLWYYYKHIIKGFSG, encoded by the coding sequence ATGACGGTAAAAATTAGATTTGACAAAGAGGTGAGAGAGTATGCAAAGGGAGAGAAGGTTAAGGACTCACTGTTAAAGCTCACCGAAACAGCTCTGGCTGAAGCACTGGAAAACTTTCACAGAAGGATGATTGTTCTTCAAGGAGAGAGTATGAATAAAGCAAAGCTGGCTGGAATCTTAGGCGGAGCTTCTGCCAAAGTTTTATCCTCCCTAATTGATGAGTTAATTGCGAGAAAGCTGAGAGATGAAAGCGAGGAAAAGGTTGAGGTTTTGTATGCCACCGATGCTCTTGGAGAAGGAACGTTTGGAAGGGCACGATATGAAGAGTTCAGAAAGCATTTTGACATCTTAGCGGATGAAAATGCCGAGCTTACTCGGGTTACGTTCAAATATACAAGCGATATTCTTGGGAGGACTTTTGATTTACTGATTCTCGATTTGAGCTATGACTTCTCCCCCAACGATTTGGGCAGGATAATTGAGACGGTTAGGGGTGGGGGATTAATATTTGTTCTCACCAATCCGTTTGAAAAGTGGAAAAATATGTGGACTGGCTTTCATAAGAACCTTGTAACCCCTCCATACACCATTGATGATGTGAAAAAGAGGTTTAACAGGAGATTGATTCGGAAGTTTGAGGAGCATGAGGGAATATACATAGTGAATGCCGAAAATCAAAAGCTCCTGAAGAAGCCGAAAAAGAGCAAAAGTCAGGCAAAGCTTCCAGAGAGGGAAAAAATTGAGATCCCAGAAGAGACTAAATTCCCGAAAGAGCTTTATGAATTATGCCTCACAAATGGTCAAGTTGAGGTTCTCAAGAATCTTGAGGCGCTGATAGAGGATGAGGGTATGGTTGTTCTGACAGCGGACAGAGGAAGAGGAAAGAGTGTGAGCGTTGGTATTGGTGTTGTCGGCTTAGCCTTGTCTTCAAAGAGGAGGAGATTCAGGGCGGTAATAACGGCTCCCGAATTGGAAAATGTTCAAAGCTTATTCAGATTTGCAAAGAAGAGCTTGGAGATTCTTGGCTATAGGGTCAAAGTCGTCACGGAGAAGAACCTCATAAAAGAGCTCTACGCCAAAGGCATCGGGCTGAGATACTATCCGCCGACTCTGGGATACAAGAAAAATGCTGATGTTTACGTTCTTGACGAAGCTGCCGGTATTCACGTCCCAATCCTCCACAAATACCTTGAAAAGCCAAAAGTTATTTACTCCTCAACCATTCATGGCTACGAGGGTGCGGGAAGAGGTTTCTCTGTTAAATTCCTAAAGAAAGCGAAGGAAAAGCGAGAATTTAGAGAAATCCACTTGTCAGTTCCAATCAGGTACTCCAGCCGAGATCCAATTGAAAAGTGGCTCTTTGATGTGCTTTTGCTTGATGCTGAGCCCGCTCCTTTAACCAAGGAAGATTATGAGATGATTAGGAAAAAGGAAGTTTACTTTGAAGAGCCAGATTTGGATGACTGGTTTGAGAATGACAGAGAGGACTTGAAGCACTTCGTCGGAATTTATGTTCTTGCCCACTACCGCAACAGGCCGAGCGATGTAGCTTTGCTGGCAGATGCCCCACATCACGAAGCCCGTGTCTTGAGGCTGAAAAACGGCAAGATAGTGTGTGCCATTCAAATTGCAAAAGAGGGAGGAATTCCGAAGGGTGTAATTGAAAAGATGGCAAAGGGCTACAAGCCGAGAGGAAACATAATCCCGGATATGATGGTCAAGCACCACTATGCCAAAGAGTTCGCAAAGCTTAAGGGATACAGGGTTGTGAGAATTGCCACTCATCCAGATGCCATGGACATGGGGCTTGGAAGCAAAGCCCTTGAACTGCTCATAAAGGAAGCTGAAGAGAAAGGCTACGACTGGGTTGGCTCAGGCTTTGGGGCAAGCGAAGAGCTGATTAGGTTCTGGATTAGAAACGGCTTTGCAGTTGTTCATCTAAGTCCCTCAAGAAACCCAGTTAGCGGTGAATATACGGCAATAGTGATTAAGCCAATAAGTGAAAGGGCTAAGGAGATTGTGAAGCAAGCAAATGCAGAGTTCAGGATCAGGCTGTTGGACTGGCTTGGAGACACTCACAGGGATTTAGAGCCGGAGATTGCAAGATGGCTCTTTGAAAGCCCCTTTGGTGAGGCGGTTGATTATCCAGTACATCTGACAAAGACTCAGATAAAACGCTTAGAAATGTTTGTTAGCAAAGTCCTGACTTACGACACTGTGGTTGATGCTGTGAAGCCAATAGTAAAGCTCTACTTCCTTGATGGCTGGATGAGGCCGTATTTAGATGAGCGTCAAGTTCTGCTCCTGATTTACCGCGTTCTTCAGGCACACACTTGGGAAGAAACTGCCAAGTTCATTGACAGAACACCTCTCTTCACGATGATAGAAGTTAGGGACATAATCCGGGGACTCTGGTACTACTATAAGCACATAATCAAGGGCTTTTCCGGCTAA
- a CDS encoding calcium/sodium antiporter — protein MIQEFIVFIVGLILLIKGSDEFVEAGSRVAKGFGVSEFLIALILASIATTLPEVTVSAIAAFEGNSGIALGNAVGSALANIALILGISAMIMPLEVDEIAWRNSLFMFLVTVYAWFLMRDGVISRLEGFTLILIYLGFLYYLYRKHIAIEDIEGGRSRSVRRDIVILFLSGAVVVIGARMVVTSAVTIARSLGISEVVIGLTLVSIGTSLPELANSLAATLKKIPNISVGNIVGANILDILMVIGIASMIRPITVDAGIFSFTMPLTLFVMGILTLSLRMTNKISRAISAVLLTIYAYFLYSQF, from the coding sequence ATGATTCAGGAGTTCATTGTGTTCATAGTGGGCTTGATTCTGCTGATTAAAGGAAGCGACGAGTTTGTTGAGGCTGGAAGCAGGGTGGCTAAGGGGTTTGGAGTAAGTGAATTTTTAATTGCTCTAATCCTAGCGAGCATAGCGACAACGCTTCCCGAAGTTACGGTATCAGCAATAGCAGCTTTTGAGGGCAACAGTGGAATTGCGCTGGGAAATGCTGTCGGCAGTGCGTTAGCAAATATAGCGCTGATTCTGGGGATTTCTGCAATGATAATGCCGCTTGAGGTTGATGAGATAGCTTGGAGAAACTCTCTGTTCATGTTCCTTGTCACAGTTTACGCTTGGTTTTTGATGAGAGATGGTGTAATTTCAAGGCTTGAAGGGTTCACACTGATTCTAATTTATCTCGGTTTTCTGTATTATCTCTACAGGAAGCATATTGCAATTGAAGACATTGAGGGAGGCAGAAGCAGGAGTGTTAGGAGAGACATCGTGATCCTGTTCTTGAGCGGTGCAGTCGTTGTGATCGGGGCAAGAATGGTAGTTACGAGTGCCGTTACTATAGCGAGGTCATTGGGCATTTCGGAAGTTGTTATTGGACTGACCCTCGTTTCAATCGGCACTTCACTTCCCGAACTTGCAAACTCTCTGGCAGCGACTCTGAAAAAGATACCAAATATAAGCGTTGGAAACATAGTGGGAGCCAACATCCTCGATATCCTCATGGTGATCGGCATAGCCTCCATGATCAGACCAATAACAGTTGATGCAGGCATCTTTTCATTCACAATGCCCCTCACACTGTTCGTTATGGGGATTCTAACCCTATCCCTAAGGATGACCAACAAAATCAGCAGAGCAATCAGTGCCGTACTCCTCACTATATACGCCTACTTTCTCTACTCTCAATTCTGA